ttatgtttaaaattttgaaatgttttctaattattctttaaaataatttttatatgcattattttttaaaatggatccTAAAAATAacgaaaacaattaaaatatatattttttaaagatattttatttttagaaccaaaaaactaatttttataaaaaaaaattaccaaaataaattatattcttaaaaaaaatatcatatcttcaaaaaatattctgaaaaaattattttaggtattttggatttgagaaaaaaattcaaattatattttaaaaaatatcttattgggaaacttgtgttttggcATTCTGATGgaaaaaatatatggttttaaaaacccaaatatatgaaatataagaTCTAGTTATtaataggtaaaataatatCCAAAACGTTTATTATCTCctatttacttttcttcttcCGAGATTGCCCCTAAATTTTTCCATGTCATCAGCAAATTCTCCCCATGTCAGCAGAACAATTTGAAACTTGAACTAATTCTCAAAgctgaatctttttttttttttaaccctaaTATTGACCCGGCCCAGCCCAACGAGTCGAGTAATAGCGGAGACAGAGTGGACTCGCCACTGCAACTCAGCGGAAATGAGTCATTATACGCTCTGGAGCTCTCCATCTAAAGCCAGAACCCTAgaactgaaggaaaatggaggATTCAGGACTGTAGAGAGGGTGAAGAGAGGAATTTTTAACTATAAATATGAGAGACAGAAGTCAGAATCAGAAGCCATTGCAGAGAGGGGGGAGTCTGAGCATTGAAGTGATTCAGGCAGTGCAGGCACTGAAGTGCGCTAAGAGAGATGAGTCGTCACTGGAGAGAGAGTTTGAGTCGAAGGTTCGATGTTTGTTGAAGCTTGATATGATCACTGTTCTTCAGCAACTTCTGAACCAGAACGAATGTCTTCTGGCCCTAAAGGTATGCAACCAACCAACTCCATCAATTTCTTCCGATTTTCTCCTCAATTATTCAATTCTCCTACGATTAAATTCGATCCTAAAGCTACTCTGATTTCTTGCTTTGTTACTTTACATCCAAATTCATGGTATAGGATCAATAGAGTTCTCATTAGAGCTCTTGTATCTGTTTGCATTGAAAAAATTCAACTTTTCCATCTGTATGACGAAATCTAAGAGATTTTCCTGACTAGCATCATTCCTTGAACTAGGTTTTTGATGATGTTCGGAAGGAGTATTGGTATAAGCCTCAAGTTTCACTCTATGCCGAAATTATTAGGGTGCTTGGTAGCAATGGGTTGTTTGAACAGGTTCaccttttgaaaaatgaaactgGTCTAGAGCTTGAAACTGAGAGCTTTAATGCTCTGTTGAGGTCTTTGATTGATTTCGACATGACTGGGCCTGCAATGGAGtgttttcaattaattaaaacatCTGGATGTGAACCCAAAAAGTCCTCATTCAGAATACTGATAAAGGGTTTAGAATCAAAGGGAGAATTGGATATTTCAGTCACTGTAAAGCTGAAtgctcaaaaatattttggtgaATCACTGGAGTTTCTAGAGGAGGAGGAAGACATGATAGTGGGCTACAACTATAGCTGACTGCGGGAGAAGAGAACAAATGGGATTGTCTGGAAACATATATTAGGTAATGTTTGCTTGTCTTGATTCTCTTGAAGGGCAATCTAAGGGGTTTTCAACAGAGTGATCATCATCATACAACATATGCCCAGATACATATAGGGTTTTTTCGGGTTTTCTAACATTGCTACGACCTCATCTTTTCATGTATCCTTCATCATATTGATAAGCAAACATCTTACATTCAACCCTGGCATTAATACTGACTGGATGAGTCTTCATTCTTCCGTGTACATATCTAATACATGATGTAATGGGGCTGTTTGTTGTATAAATTGATTGCAATAATGCAATTATGCAACCAATTCTCTATGGTTACTTTTCATTTGATGATGGTTCTAGACCTTCTAGCTGTTTGCTCTGTGCCTTTCTGGAATCATTCCATCTCAGTGGGTAGCTAGAAAGTTTCAGGTGATGTTCCCTTTAAGGGTAGGGTAAAAATTCTATGCCTTCAAGCCTTACAAGATGTTGTGGATATTGGAAGTAATAGGAGAATAAATGATTaagtttggttcttagaaaaccATCTAAGTGTATtggattggaaaaaaaaactattgaatCAACCATGTCTGAAGGCCATCTAACTTGTAGAGCATTGATAAAACTAGAACATAGTAGAAGATTTGAAGGTAAGGTAGATTTagctttactttttaataattacACATTCCATTATGATACATGTTTTCTTCTAAGTATATCAAAATGAGACAAAATTGGGACCTCATATTCCTAGTTCTTCACCTTTCTTCTCCACTTTCCATACCACTTTTGACCTTGAATGAGTGGGTGAGCATGCCTTTAAGGTCTAGAGCTTCAGCCCTGATGAACTCATGATTAACAATTGTAAGCTTCAAGCTACTGCCCAAATTTTAGAAACTATGCTTGGAAAAgccctttctttttgtttctatcTCCTGCCCAAGTTCTAGAACTGTTTCCCTTCAAATGTTTGACCAAATCTCCAATTTCCTAAGCAACATTGTAGGAGGTGAGTGTTTTTCCACTGTTGGTTGTCACCTCAAAAGATAGAGGTTGTCCTTCAAAGTTAATATTGCATCACCATATTTGTCCCCAGTTCCTTGCCATGGGTATCCACCCTGTTCTTGATCCCTTCACTTTCACTGCTACAACTTCCCCATCCAACCCAACATTGGAGTAGTTGGTGGACTTGAACTTTTGTGTTGGGTTGTGGGAACCATATTATTCCCAAATAACCATATGACCCACAAGTCATATTGAATCTAGATGGAACTTACAAAATATCTGGTTGTAAGTCGCATTGTTATTTTGcagactgtaccttaggtactaccttaatagcctttaggtactaccttaatgtgattctcttgtgtggtcaagtggttcacctttgtatttttttgggactgtaccttaggtactaccttaatagcctttaagggaccttaggtactaccttaagggaccttaggtactaccttagttaaagttgggtatACCTTTCCCAATCctcggaccttcctttgtgacccttagaccatgtcattatgtgattatcTTGTGTGGGGAAGGGGTTCACTTTTGGTTTTTTGAGgcctgtaccttaggtactaccttaatagcctttaggtaccaccttaatatacctaaggtactaccttagttaaagttgggttctacatTTCCCAAGCctcggaccttcctttgtgacccttaaacCATACCATTATGTGATTTTcttgtgtggtcaagtggttcacctttggttttttgggactgtaccttaggtactaccttaatagctcTGAGGTACTActttaagggaccttaggtactaccttagttaaagttgggttctatcTTTCCCAAGCCCCGgatcttcctttgtgacccttagaccatgccattatgtgattctcttgtgtggtcaagtgattcacctttggttttttgggattgtatcttatgtattactttaataacccttaggtactaccttaagagaccttaggtactaccttagttaaagttgagttctacctttcccaagcctcaaaccttcgtttgtgacccttagacttagaccatgccattatgtgattctcttatgtggtcaagtggtttacctttggaatttttgggactataccttaggtactatcttaatgtaactcaggtactaccttagttaaagttggggtctacctttcccaagcctcggaccttcctttgtgacccttagaccatgtcatTATATGATTCTCTTGTGTGATCAAGTGGTTAacctttggtttttttggattgtaccttaggtactaccttaatagcccttaagtactaccttaatgcaccttggtactaccttaagggaccttaggtactactttagttAAAGTTGAGGTCTACTTTTCCCAAGCCTCGAGcattcctttgtgacctttagatcatgtcattatgtgattctcttgtgtgaTCAAGTGGTtaacctttggttttttgggactgtaccttaggtactaccttaatgtaccttaggtaagagaccttaggtattaccttagttaaagttggggtATACCTTTCCCAAGCCTCAGACCTTCTTTTGTGACCCTtaaaccatgccattatgtgattctatTGTGTAATCAAGTGGTTAACCTTTGCTTTTTTgggactataccttaggtactaccttagttaaagttggggtTTACCTTTCCCAAGTCTCGGTCCTACTTTTGTGACTCttagaccatgtcattatgtgattatcTTGTGTGATCAAgcggttcacctttggttttttggaactgtaccttaggtactaccttaagggaccttagatactaccttagttaaagttgagGTCTACTTTTCCCAAGCCTCGGACCTttctttgtgacccttagaccatgtcattatgtgattctcttgtgtgaTTAAGTGGTtaacctttggttttttgggactgtatcttaggtactaccttaatagcccttaggtactaccttagttaaagttggggtctacctttcccaagcctcgaaccttcctttgtgacccttagaccatgtcattatatgattttcttatgtgatcaagtggttcacctttggttttttgggactgtaccttaagtactaccttaagggaccttaaatactaccttagttaaagttgggttctacctttTCCAAGCTTTGGtcattcctttgtgacccttagaccatgttattatgtgattctcttgtgtgaTCAAGTGGTtacttttggttttttgggactataCCTTAAGTACTatcttaatagcccttaggtaccaccttaataacccttaggtaccaccttaatctaccttaagggacctcacgtactaccttagttaaagttgggttctacctatccCAAGCCTCTGACCTTCAATCCTTGACATTACtcgttatattttaaaatttgtagtTTATCATTACTAAtactttgtattttaaaattattaatttttaaaaatactttgaaactcaaaaaacaGTTTAAGGtacttttttatttgaataacatAGAAAATCATGgaattcaacaaaataatattgaaaaaatcataaattaaaattcattttgaatgacttcactagtttcttctttatatataattatatttctgaaatttttttatttggaaaataaactCTAAATCAAGCAAGACTTTGTGCATTAGATTCTTTAACTgatctagtaatttttaaaaataagttaaactcGAATAgtgatcaaattaatataagaaatctatgaacaaaaattaataactttattgtttattttctatataaaatcatatatatttttttaaaattttgtttactagaaaaataaaatttaatgcattggatttattaacaagtctaagtaattttaaaaagtaatttaaaaatcaaatagtgAATCacttaataccataaatttttggataaaaattgatctattctattatttatttatgaatagagttatatttttataatttctttcactagaaaaataaacttcaaatcaaacaatattttgtgttgaatttatttatttattaatttattttaaataatactattaatcattcttatttttaaaatattattattaatttttaataaaaaatcaattattattttacaaagatGTCAATATCcatatttctataataaaaagcaaaatagtataataaattaattttaaataataatattaataattattatttttaaaacattgttaataatttttaataaaaaattcaattatgcTTTTACAAAGATGTCAATATCCATATTTCCATCATAAAtggtataaattttataaaaaatatatatataattttgtgaTTGTAATATAATATTACCATTCCTATTTTACTAAAGActatttattgtttaattacaaaactaattttattttcaataagaattttattaaatttaattaaaattatatattgattttttttaaaaaaattaattaatattatataaatttaatttacaatgttttaacaaaatcaaaataaaaaataataattttaaaaaacaatgcatCCAAATaggttttttatctttaaattaaaaaataaataaataaataacttaccAAATACCCCTATTTACCAACAACAGGATAAACTGGCATTGGAGGTACTTGCCATTAATCGGGAGATTTCCTAGATATGATATGCATGAGTCAATctaaagtaataattaaaatgagcctCAATTTCATGTCCAATTTTCtatattcctttttcttttccatctcTTAATACATGTTTCAATTTCCATGTCCAAAATTGTGTCCTTGTGTTTCTGTTTGTGAGAGAGGAGTCCCAATatcaatatccatattttttttcctgtgTGGGAGAAAGAGAGTCTCAATTTCAATGCCACAATGCTGTGTGTGAGATAAAGATATCTGTCGATAAAATTGTCTTCTCTCCTCACCTCTGATCCAAGTTTCAGAtgtaaaacataatttaaaaatactgtTTCAATTCacttaattagaaatttaaatccaaaatACCAGGTTCCACATTCAGATTAATTGGTACTAGCATGAGCCCTACCCCACTAGTGTGTGTGCCTGTTTTCTCCTCTCTCTTTTCATATTTCTGACTTGTGCTACTTCAGGGGAAAAACAAAAGAGACAGCCAGAATGCTGGATGCTTACAGAGCTGAGAATATCCCCACAGGCACCAGAAGCGTACAAGACTAGCATTTGAACCCAAATACTGAAGTAAGAAGTAAAATGCCACTGGCACCACAAGTGCATATCCATAGATTGAACAAACGGCCAAATTCAGATAGCCGACATCAAAGTTCCAAGTTGTACTGCTGTTACTCTATTTCTTTGTCAGGTAGGTGGCATAGTTTCCAAGGGCAACATTCACAAATATCAATGTAGTGGAGGTCCAGATAAGTCCATATCTAAAATATCAGAAACATTagcaaaaaccaaacatatgtGGAAATCAAGTTACAGGGGACCAAATGATGAAATGCTTCAAAAATCTTTCAGGGAAAATTGTTGGTTCTAACCCACTAAGGTGGAAATACGGACACAACCAGGATTTATTGCACTGAGTAGCACCAGCAAGAAGATGTATGAAATGGCCTACATacaatagtaattttagaaatagaatAAACCACACTTTGAAGCATTAATTTGGACAAAGTTCAGTGCTCCaaaatttgaagatttcaaTTGAAAATCTGCTCAGTTTAGATTATGGTTGCTagaatatacaaaaattaagtttttgagCCATGCAATTAATTTTCTAAGCTTTAGCATCAAACTCTATTTTAGTGCCACTTTCAATTGGTGGAGTAAATTAACTTCTTTGAGAAGTCAAAGACAAGATTATAAACCATTAATataatcttttcattttaatataacaATATCATGCACAAGCAACAATTTTCCTCTTTTCCTAGGAAGCAAAGGAGACCCTAGAATTCcagacaaataattaaaaatttattttcaaaagtctatatatttatttgcaaCTGAACAGATGGCAAAGTCAAGATTTCAAACTGTTACTACAAcaacaatttttcattttagatCTTAGTTCTATTAGCACATGCATAGAGAGACAACATGGACCTGCATTATGAACACGTAATGAATAGGATATAGAAACCTTCCAAGAAACCGTAACCAAATGGAAGGATAAATGAGGAACACTTTTAATCAATAATATCCATTACACAACCAAAATAACACCACAATGTTTAGTGtcttaacaaagaaaaataaaaagatgttatGCCAATATAAGAACATAAGATGTTGGGGCCATGTAAGCCATTTCCATCTGAGCCTTAGAAGTTCAGAATAGTGAgggattctctctctctctctctctctctctctctctctctctctctcttcttctattttttaggCAGTAAGGAATTGTCACTTTAAACACAATGATTCcaaaactaaacaaaacaaataGATTGTAAAAGAGAGTATTGTCCATTTGTTTCAACATACTTGTAACAAAGAATTAAACACTCACAAATCAGGGTTGGCATCAATCTTGCTGAAAAAATCTCCACCAATGGGATGCAAGGAGCTTATTAATCTGTTCAGGACAACATCGATATCCACATTGAAATATTGTGTATATGATGAGATGCTAAAAACTCCCTTTGAGTTGTGGTCCATCTCCTTCTGCATGATCATTAAACATGAATATTACTGGCAGATAACATCTGAATGCGATGCAGTACATGAGGAAGAATTGTTTGAGTGGGTTCACAAGTGTTCCACACAGATCAATTAATGCACCAGTACAAGGGTACTCAAACTCAAAGGAgagagaggaaaatgaaaaagaactaggATCAAGGCAGTGAAAGAAGATCTGGTGGTTTTTAATTTCATCAGGGCACTGAACAGATAGAACTGAATGGCAGATTGTCATATAAGGCTTGATAATGTCCTAGAATAACCTAAGTCTAATCATATAATCAAGAACTCTCTAAAGCTTAGAGCTGCAATATATGAGAATTAACATTCACGGATTAATTTAAGGGGGTGACTATCAACTTAGTGGTACTgtttatcttcaaaatcattcATTTCTTCATCAGTTAGTATTCACTTTCTCACAAGAATCATATGcaacaatttcattttattaactAAATGAAGTATCTATTGCCAATTATCAAGCAGCACGATTTGATTTCACACTAAACTCGTATGGATATGAAcagaaacaaaaagagaatCCATATCAACATATTCCCCGaaacagaaacaaaaaaataagcaaaataaattggtaaataaatccaaaaaaacaaaagggaaaactGGGTGGctttaaattcaaaaagaaaCCGATTAAAAGAGAGGTGGGTCCATCTGAAAATTTCTttaaccaaaacaaattttccttcatcttcattcaagcgaaaattaattaaaatacaaCAAACCTCAAAATATAACACATTCGGccccaatattttctcaacAGCCAAACGAATCCTTAAATGGAAAACTCACCTGTGATTCATTAATCCACAGCAAGAGGAAGCTCTACTTCGGTTTccaaaaaccttaaaaaaattcaacctttGAGGAAGAAATGTGAAGATATGCCTCGACTTTGGCTTCGTTGAAGGTTTTCAGAAGATGCCTATCGGGTTTAGGTGGTTAACTCGTGAAGAGAGACACACTAGGGTTAGGCCAAAATAAGGCGAAGATGGCTTTGAGAAGATGGGTATCCATAGCCTGGTCAGGACATCAATAAACAGATCGGCTGCCTACCTTTGTGTATCAAATGAGCTCTAAAAATGGGAATTTGTTGAGATCGGGTTAGGGCAAAACGAGAGGAAGTGACAGAGAGTTTCCTAACTTTCAAATGTTTCTTGGGTCGGGTGTTTTGTGGGTTTCAGATTTGATAACTTCAAGTTTCAGATTTTGGTGTTTATTAAATTACGCACCTATTGACTGACATAAACACAAGTGGCTGCTGACAGGGAAACATTAAAAggcatttttgaaaatacaaacCTAAATAATATATAGTGAATgagaaatataatatttctCCCGTTAACAACCACATTCATATTTCAAATATGTGGGTTTCAAAACCATATATCTTCCATATAGCAACTTACAAACACAactttccatttatttatttatttattttttgtgtatgCGTGTTTAAAATTCCAAAGCAGTCACGCTTCGGTTTTTACTAGTCCCGAACCGTCACACGCCCCGCTTTTATAACCACCTCCGGTTTCGATTCGGTGTACTTATAAACACCGAGTCTCTGATGTGAGCGCTTTGGTTTGGTGCCAGCTGGCTAAATCTTAGCTTTCACTTAAATGAAATAAGGCTTAAGTTTTGAGTGCTCGCTTctaattaaattaacaaaaaaataaaaaataaaaaaagcctCAAATCAACTTCGGGTAGAGGAGGGGGGAAACTTGGGTGTGAGTGGGATATACATTAGACTGTGAACAAATTATTATGGAAAATGGTAGGGTTTTAGAACTTTAATGGTGGATGTTGGTAGACCTAGAAATTAGGGTTTGGACGTGCGAGTCACGAGGGACCACGTGGTGGCTTTCCGACGACCAGAGAGTGTATCAAAGAAAGCTCTTTTCTACTCggtcttcattttcttttcgaGGATGGcccttctttttatatttttaataaataatttacaccccttttaaatattttatttaaaaaaatttggaactATATGAGtaataatttatgaagattAATTTTGAGATTAGTAGCCCTCACGTgctattgtttttgtttaaaaagcGAGGACAATCCTTTGAAACTTTGTCTTCTAACCATGGTTCATTTGGAGGGTAATTTGGTAATAAAAGGTAATGATGGTGGGCTTCATTGGAG
The sequence above is drawn from the Vitis riparia cultivar Riparia Gloire de Montpellier isolate 1030 chromosome 15, EGFV_Vit.rip_1.0, whole genome shotgun sequence genome and encodes:
- the LOC117932466 gene encoding protein THYLAKOID ASSEMBLY 8-like, chloroplastic isoform X1, whose translation is MRDRSQNQKPLQRGGSLSIEVIQAVQALKCAKRDESSLEREFESKVRCLLKLDMITVLQQLLNQNECLLALKVFDDVRKEYWYKPQVSLYAEIIRVLGSNGLFEQVHLLKNETGLELETESFNALLRSLIDFDMTGPAMECFQLIKTSGCEPKKSSFRILIKGLESKGELDISVTVKLNAQKYFGESLEFLEEEEDMIVGYNYS
- the LOC117932466 gene encoding uncharacterized protein LOC117932466 isoform X2, whose amino-acid sequence is MRDRSQNQKPLQRGGSLSIEVIQAVQALKCAKRDESSLEREFESKVRCLLKLDMITVLQQLLNQNECLLALKGKNKRDSQNAGCLQS